A window of Clostridium taeniosporum genomic DNA:
TTAATATTTTCATTACATTATCTAATACAAATTCAGGCATTGAATCATTTATTTCTCCTGAAGTTTCTATTAATCTTGTATGATAATCATATTCCTTTGCTTTCCATTCTAAATAAAATGGATCAAGTGGTATGCAGTGTCCTCCTAAACCTGGACCTGGGTAAAAAGGCATAAAACCATATGGCTTAGTTTTTGCTGCATCGATAACTTCCCATACATCTATTCCCATTCTATTACATAAAATAGCCATCTCATTAGCTAATCCAATATTAATATTTCTAAATGTATTTTCTAATATTTTCTCCATTTCAGCTACTGCTGGTGATGAAACAGTATGTATTTCACCTTCTAAAATATTTTTATATAATGCTGCTGCAACTTCTGTACAATCTTCGCTACAACCACCAACAACTTTTGGGGTATTTTTAGTATTAAAACTCTTATTACCTGGATCAACTCTTTCTGGTGAAAATGCTAAGAAAAAGTCTTCTCCGCATTTTAATCCACTTTCTTCCAGAATAGGTTTAAGTACTTCTTCAGTAGTTCCTGGATAAGTTGTACTTTCAAGAACTATTAACATACCTTTATGCATATATTTTGCAACGCTTTTTGTAGACTCTACAACATAAGATAAATCTGGTTGTTTATATAAATCAAGTGGTGTAGGTACACAAATACAGATAGTATCTACATCTTTTACAAAACTAAAATCTGTAGTAGCTCTCAATATTTTGTCATTAACTAACATTTTTAATTTTTCATCTACTACATCACCTATATAATTTTGTCCTTCATTAACCATTTGCACCTTTTTGTCTTGAACATCAAATCCAATAGTTTCATATCCAGCACTTGCTTTTTCTACAGCTAATGGTAAACCAACGTATCCTAATCCAACTACCCCTACTTTAGCAGTTCTATTATTTATTTTATCTAATAATTGTTGCTTTAACTCTGACATTTATTTTGTACCTCCTAAATCTACACACTCAACTTTTTCATTAGATTTTATATATTCCTCATTACAACTTTCACAAATCGCCTTATCGTTCTTAAAATCTAATTTTGAACCACATTTGCATACATATCCTTTAACTATTCCCGGATTTCCAACAACTAAAGCATAATCTGGTATATTTTTAGTAACTACAGCTCCAGCTCCAATTAAAGCATATTTACCTATATTATGACCACATACAATTGTTACATTAGCCCCAATTGACGCACCTTTTCCTATAATAGTTTGTTTATATTCATTTTTTCTTTCTATAAAACTTCTAGGATTTATAACATTTGTAAATACACACGATGGTCCTAAAAACACATCATCTTCACAAATAACACCAGTATATACAGATACATTATTTTGTATTTTAACTCCATTTCCTAGTTCTACTCCAGGAGACACAACAACATTTTGACCTATATTACATCTTTCGCCTACAACTGAATTACTCATTATATGAGAAAAATGCCATATTTTAGTTCCTTCTCCTATCTGAACATTATCATCTACATAACTGGATTCATGCACAAAATATTTTTTATCCATAAATTATACCCTCTCTATTCGCTCTTTATAGAATCAATTATATATTTTATTTGTTCCTCTGTTAATTCTGGATAAACAGGTATAGCAAATGTTCTATGTGAAAGATGTTCTGCAACTGGCATATCCCCTTCTTTATATCCAAGATCCTTATACACTTTTTGTAAATGTAATGGAACAGGATAATATACTCCAGTAGCTACACCCTTATTTTTAAGTTTATTTAACATTTTTTCTCTATCTTCTGTTTGTAATACATATTGATGATATATAGATTCATTTTCATCCCTAACACTTGGTATAACAACATTAGAACATTTAAGTTCTTCATCATATACGTGAGCTATTTCTCTTCTTCTTGCATTCCATTTGTCCAAATGAGGTAGTTTAACCTTTAGTATGGCTGCTTGAATAGCATCTAATCTAGAATTATATCCAATTAAATAATTATAATATTTTAATGGATTATATACTGTATCATCCTCAATGTTAGATTTTTCTATATCCTCATTTATATTATTTAATAAGTTATATGCTTTTTGTCCTGTTTCACCACTTCCATGAGTTCTTAGTGCCTTTGCTATAGTAGCAATATTATCGTCAGAAGTAACTATCATACCTCCATCACCAGCACATGAAAGATTCTTTGTTGGAAAGAATGAAAAACAAGCTATATCTCCTATTAAGCCTATCATCTTTCCTTTATATTTTGATCCAACTGCCTGACAGGCATCTTCAATTACTTTTAAATTATATTTTTTAGCTATATCATTTATTTTATCCATATCAGCACTTTGACCAAATATATGTACTGGTATGATCGCTTTTGTTTTTTCTGTTATTTTTTCTTCTATCTTACTTGGATCTATATTAAAAGTATCTTTTTCTACGTCTACAAAAACTGGCTTTGCTCCTACAGCTGATATACATTCAGCAGATGCAAAGTAAGTAAATGTTGAAGTTATTACTTCATCACCCTGGCCAATTCCTAAAGCTTTTAATGCGATAACTAATGCATCTGTTCCATTTCCTACTGAAATAGCATGCTTAACTCCTACATAACTTGCAAAATCCTTTTCAAATTCAGATACATTTTTTCCCATTATGTAATTTGCAGAATATAGAACTTCTTTAGTTACTCTATCTAACTCTTCAGAAACAGACTTATATTGAGCTTTTAAATCAATTAATGGAATATTCATTTTCCTCGCTCCTTCAATTTTACTTATATTACCAATTTATTATTTTGATAATTCATCCTCACTAAATTATAACAAATATTTAACTTCTAAATATTAATTATTTATAAAAAATATCTTATCTCATTAATTTAGTTACCATAAAGCTACTTATTTTGATAAACTAACATGAATATTTTAACATACTTAAATAGATAAATAAACTTTTTATTTTACATGAATAAAAAACAAATTGCTATTAATACTACTTAAATTTAGTGTACATAAAAATATGTTTTATAACAGTAATTATTATATGGCATATAACTAAAGAGGCACTTACTCAAATAAAAGCATTTTATTTGAGTAAGTGCCTAATAACTCTCTTCATACTCTTGTTTAATTAGGTACATTCAAATAAATAACTATTAAGTATATTAGTTTATTTTGCGAACTCCCTCTCCCTTAGAATATACTAATAACACAACTATTAGTGAAACCCAAGTCATTATATTTCACAAAATATCCGTCACATCTTTGATTTGTTATTTATTTTCATATGCCTAATCTGCATGATATTCATTTACTATTCTTTGAACCAATTTTTTAATTACACTAGCTTCAGCTATTAAAGATAAAACTAATAAAAATACAGTTATTCTTTCTTCCTCAGATTCTTTTAAGTTTAAACATTTAACTCTTTCTTTTAGTTTTTGCTCATTTTCTAATGATGCTTTTAAATACTCATTTAAACTTTCTTCTTGTATTTCAGAAAATATTTTATAAGCATCTTGCCAACATATTATGTCATCATTTCTTTCATTTATTTCATTAAAAGCTAAACTAAAAACTTTTTTTATTTCCTCAGTAGTTAATACTGGTCTCATATAACTTAGTAACACCAATTGAACTAAATGTATTTTAGTATATCCTCTTTTTTTGCCATCTTCTGGCTTAGTAATAACTTCACTTTTTATATAATTTTGAACTATATTATTTGTAAACTTTTCATCAATAAATTTATCATTTAAGTAATCTATAACTTGAGATAAAAATAAATCATATTTTGGTAAATCTTCATATGAAATTAAACTATTTTCGGATATCTTTTCAACTATTTCTTTTATATAAGACGACTCCATATGATTATCCATATAATATCCCACACTTTCTTAGTATATTTACATACAGTATATAGTAAAAATAAACTTATTACAAGTTATTTTTACCATTATAATCTTTTCAATACATTTCTATTATATATTATAATTCAAAAATTTAGTATATATAATTTAAAATACCACTTTTTATAGTTTTTTTGTTTTTGCTTTATTTATAATAATTTTAAATTATAATTTTAAAAAATTATTATTTTTTGTATTATTAAGACAATATATATTATTTTTATATATATTTTTAAGATTTTTTATATTTTTTAATCTTTATATAACAATTTGGTAATTATCCAATTTTTCTAATTATTACTAATTGTTTTTGATTTTTTATTTAAATATAGGCTTATCCTAT
This region includes:
- a CDS encoding DUF1836 domain-containing protein, with translation MDNHMESSYIKEIVEKISENSLISYEDLPKYDLFLSQVIDYLNDKFIDEKFTNNIVQNYIKSEVITKPEDGKKRGYTKIHLVQLVLLSYMRPVLTTEEIKKVFSLAFNEINERNDDIICWQDAYKIFSEIQEESLNEYLKASLENEQKLKERVKCLNLKESEEERITVFLLVLSLIAEASVIKKLVQRIVNEYHAD
- a CDS encoding nucleotide sugar dehydrogenase, translating into MSELKQQLLDKINNRTAKVGVVGLGYVGLPLAVEKASAGYETIGFDVQDKKVQMVNEGQNYIGDVVDEKLKMLVNDKILRATTDFSFVKDVDTICICVPTPLDLYKQPDLSYVVESTKSVAKYMHKGMLIVLESTTYPGTTEEVLKPILEESGLKCGEDFFLAFSPERVDPGNKSFNTKNTPKVVGGCSEDCTEVAAALYKNILEGEIHTVSSPAVAEMEKILENTFRNINIGLANEMAILCNRMGIDVWEVIDAAKTKPYGFMPFYPGPGLGGHCIPLDPFYLEWKAKEYDYHTRLIETSGEINDSMPEFVLDNVMKILNKHKKALNGSKVLVLGVAYKNDIDDYRESPAFKVIELFEKNGANVIVNDPYCEVSKYKNKVYNSVDWKEVIDESDIVVITTSHSCYDYEEIVSKAKVVYDTRNATKDVVNNRDKIYKL
- a CDS encoding DegT/DnrJ/EryC1/StrS family aminotransferase, giving the protein MNIPLIDLKAQYKSVSEELDRVTKEVLYSANYIMGKNVSEFEKDFASYVGVKHAISVGNGTDALVIALKALGIGQGDEVITSTFTYFASAECISAVGAKPVFVDVEKDTFNIDPSKIEEKITEKTKAIIPVHIFGQSADMDKINDIAKKYNLKVIEDACQAVGSKYKGKMIGLIGDIACFSFFPTKNLSCAGDGGMIVTSDDNIATIAKALRTHGSGETGQKAYNLLNNINEDIEKSNIEDDTVYNPLKYYNYLIGYNSRLDAIQAAILKVKLPHLDKWNARRREIAHVYDEELKCSNVVIPSVRDENESIYHQYVLQTEDREKMLNKLKNKGVATGVYYPVPLHLQKVYKDLGYKEGDMPVAEHLSHRTFAIPVYPELTEEQIKYIIDSIKSE
- a CDS encoding acyltransferase, which encodes MDKKYFVHESSYVDDNVQIGEGTKIWHFSHIMSNSVVGERCNIGQNVVVSPGVELGNGVKIQNNVSVYTGVICEDDVFLGPSCVFTNVINPRSFIERKNEYKQTIIGKGASIGANVTIVCGHNIGKYALIGAGAVVTKNIPDYALVVGNPGIVKGYVCKCGSKLDFKNDKAICESCNEEYIKSNEKVECVDLGGTK